One segment of Enterobacter ludwigii DNA contains the following:
- the fliN gene encoding flagellar motor switch protein FliN, translating into MSDMNNPSDENSGALDDLWADALNEQKTTPAKSAADAVFQQLGGGDVSGTLQDIDLIMDIPVKLTVELGRTRMTIKELLRLTQGSVVALDGLAGEPLDILINGYLIAQGEVVVVADKYGVRITDIITPSERMRRLSR; encoded by the coding sequence ATGAGTGACATGAACAATCCGTCCGATGAAAACAGCGGAGCACTGGACGATCTGTGGGCTGACGCGTTAAACGAGCAAAAAACGACTCCGGCCAAAAGTGCAGCGGATGCTGTGTTCCAGCAGCTCGGCGGCGGCGATGTCAGCGGTACGCTGCAGGATATTGATCTGATTATGGATATCCCGGTTAAGCTGACCGTGGAACTGGGCCGTACCCGCATGACAATTAAAGAGCTGCTGCGTCTGACGCAGGGTTCCGTGGTGGCCCTTGACGGGCTCGCCGGCGAACCGCTGGATATTCTGATCAACGGTTATCTCATTGCCCAGGGTGAAGTCGTGGTGGTTGCCGATAAATACGGCGTGCGCATCACCGACATTATTACGCCATCTGAGCGTATGCGTCGTCTGAGCCGTTAA
- the fliO gene encoding flagellar biosynthetic protein FliO has translation MKTQATISQPSAVPGSPLLQVSGALLGIIAFILIAAWLAKRFGLAGKTAGTRGLKVSASTTLGPRERVVVVDVEDARLVLGVTASSINVLHKLPPAPATGDERAEVPADFQSVMKSLLKRSGRS, from the coding sequence ATGAAAACCCAGGCAACAATATCACAGCCCTCTGCCGTTCCCGGCTCTCCGCTGCTCCAGGTGAGTGGCGCGTTGCTCGGTATTATTGCCTTTATTCTTATCGCCGCATGGCTGGCGAAGCGCTTCGGCCTGGCGGGTAAAACCGCCGGCACCCGCGGTCTGAAGGTCAGCGCCAGCACGACACTGGGGCCACGCGAGCGCGTGGTCGTTGTCGATGTGGAAGATGCACGGCTGGTGCTGGGCGTGACTGCCTCCAGCATCAACGTCTTGCATAAACTGCCGCCAGCCCCGGCAACGGGTGACGAGCGCGCAGAAGTCCCTGCGGATTTTCAGTCCGTCATGAAGAGTTTGCTTAAGCGTTCCGGGAGATCCTGA
- the fliP gene encoding flagellar type III secretion system pore protein FliP (The bacterial flagellar biogenesis protein FliP forms a type III secretion system (T3SS)-type pore required for flagellar assembly.) — protein MRRLLSLTLVGVGLFAPAVYAQLPGLVSTPLAGGGQSWSLPVQTLVFITSLTFIPAILLMMTSFTRIIIVFGLLRNALGTPSAPPNQVLLGLALFLTFFIMSPVIDKIYTDAYRPFSEDKISMQEALDKGAQPLREFMLRQTREADLALFARLSNTGELQGPEAVPMRILLPAYVTSELKTAFQIGFTIFIPFLIIDLVIASVLMALGMMMVPPATIALPFKIMLFVLVDGWQLLVSSLAQSFYS, from the coding sequence ATGCGCCGTTTGTTATCCCTTACGCTTGTGGGCGTCGGCCTGTTTGCCCCTGCGGTTTACGCGCAACTGCCCGGTCTGGTCTCAACCCCTCTTGCAGGCGGCGGGCAAAGCTGGTCTCTGCCGGTGCAGACGCTGGTTTTCATCACCTCGCTGACGTTTATTCCGGCGATCCTGCTGATGATGACCAGCTTCACCCGAATCATCATCGTCTTTGGCCTGCTGCGCAATGCGCTGGGCACCCCGTCCGCGCCGCCTAACCAGGTACTGCTGGGTCTGGCGCTGTTTTTAACCTTTTTCATTATGTCGCCGGTTATCGACAAGATTTATACCGACGCATACCGGCCGTTTAGCGAAGATAAAATCTCCATGCAGGAGGCGCTCGATAAAGGGGCTCAGCCGCTGCGGGAGTTCATGCTCCGCCAGACCCGGGAAGCGGACCTGGCACTCTTCGCCCGCCTGTCCAATACCGGCGAGCTTCAGGGACCGGAAGCCGTTCCGATGCGTATTCTGCTGCCTGCGTATGTCACCAGTGAGCTGAAAACGGCCTTTCAGATTGGCTTTACCATCTTTATTCCGTTCCTGATTATCGATCTGGTGATCGCCAGCGTTCTGATGGCGCTCGGGATGATGATGGTGCCCCCGGCCACCATTGCCCTGCCCTTTAAGATCATGCTCTTTGTCCTGGTCGATGGCTGGCAACTGCTGGTCAGTTCGCTGGCGCAGAGTTTCTACAGTTAA
- the fliQ gene encoding flagellar biosynthesis protein FliQ, with product MTPESVMMMGTEAMKIAIAVAAPLLLVALVTGLIISILQAATQINEMTLSFIPKIIAVFVAIIVAGPWMLNLLLDYMRNLFTNLPYIIG from the coding sequence ATGACGCCAGAATCGGTCATGATGATGGGCACGGAAGCGATGAAAATCGCGATAGCCGTTGCCGCGCCGTTACTGCTTGTCGCGCTGGTGACCGGTCTGATTATCAGTATCCTGCAGGCCGCCACGCAGATTAACGAAATGACGCTGTCATTTATCCCAAAAATCATCGCCGTGTTCGTGGCGATTATCGTTGCCGGGCCGTGGATGCTGAACCTGTTGCTGGACTATATGCGCAACCTGTTTACCAATCTGCCGTACATCATCGGCTGA
- the rcsA gene encoding transcriptional regulator RcsA, translated as MSTIIMDLCSYTRLGLTGYLASRGVRKRDINDAHTVDELAAACDELKPGVVFINEDCFIHDPANSQHIKQIINQHPKTLFIVFMAIANIHFDEYLLVRKNLLISSKSIKPESLDDILGDYLNKEVKNVGAVNLPTLSLSRTESSMLRMWMAGQGTIQISDQMNIKAKTVSSHKGNIKRKIKTHNKQVIYHVVRLTDNVTNGIFVNMR; from the coding sequence ATGTCAACGATCATTATGGATTTATGCAGCTACACCCGGCTAGGGTTAACCGGGTACCTGGCAAGCAGAGGGGTAAGAAAGAGAGACATCAACGATGCACACACCGTTGACGAACTCGCAGCCGCTTGTGACGAACTTAAACCAGGCGTGGTGTTTATTAATGAGGACTGTTTCATTCACGATCCAGCCAACAGTCAGCACATTAAGCAAATCATTAATCAGCATCCAAAAACCCTGTTTATTGTTTTTATGGCGATCGCGAATATCCATTTCGATGAGTATTTGTTGGTTCGTAAAAATTTATTGATCAGTTCTAAATCGATTAAACCAGAGTCGCTGGATGACATTCTGGGTGATTATTTGAATAAAGAAGTTAAAAATGTAGGAGCGGTTAACTTACCCACCCTATCATTAAGCAGGACTGAATCAAGCATGCTGCGAATGTGGATGGCAGGGCAAGGGACTATTCAGATCTCAGACCAGATGAATATTAAAGCCAAAACCGTTTCGTCACATAAAGGAAATATTAAAAGGAAAATTAAAACGCATAATAAGCAAGTGATCTATCACGTGGTACGCCTCACCGATAATGTGACGAACGGGATTTTCGTCAACATGCGTTAG
- the dsrB gene encoding protein DsrB: MKVNDRVTVKTDGGPRRPGVVLAIEEFSEGTMYLVSLEDYPLGIWFFNELGHPDGIFVEKAQ, translated from the coding sequence ATGAAGGTCAACGATCGGGTAACCGTTAAAACGGACGGTGGGCCACGCCGCCCGGGTGTGGTCCTGGCAATTGAAGAGTTTAGTGAAGGCACGATGTACCTGGTATCACTTGAAGACTACCCGCTCGGCATCTGGTTTTTTAACGAACTGGGACACCCGGATGGCATCTTTGTAGAGAAAGCGCAATAG
- the yodD gene encoding YodD family peroxide/acid resistance protein produces MKTDKEYSDTIKREVEVDVDALLAAINEISESEVRRSDDNSDRVIVNGRDYHTYRELAEAFELDIHDFSVSEANR; encoded by the coding sequence ATGAAGACCGACAAAGAGTACAGCGACACCATCAAACGCGAGGTTGAGGTGGATGTCGATGCCCTGCTGGCCGCCATTAATGAGATCAGTGAGTCAGAAGTCCGTCGTTCAGACGACAATTCCGACAGGGTCATTGTGAACGGAAGGGATTATCACACCTACCGTGAACTGGCGGAGGCCTTCGAGCTTGATATACACGATTTTAGCGTGTCTGAAGCAAATCGTTAG
- a CDS encoding mannosyl-3-phosphoglycerate phosphatase-related protein, with product MPSLQDSLLIFSDLDGSLLDIHTYEWQPAMPWLDTLQDNQVPVILCSSKTAAEMLDIQQDLGLEGLPLIAENGAVIQPDVRWETGQRHIRGMTHRDIRPLIDQIRQQRGFKFTTFDDVDERVISEWTGLTRYRSTLARRHEASVTLIWRDSDEKMAQFDEALAQCGLKCLQGARFWHVLDARCGKDVAVDWLIEQYRAREGIVPVTLGLGDGPNDAPLLDSVDYAVVIKGINRQGITLRDDNPARVYHTQQPGPAGWQEGLDHFLS from the coding sequence ATGCCTTCACTGCAGGATAGCCTGCTGATCTTTTCCGATCTCGACGGCTCGTTGCTCGATATTCATACGTACGAGTGGCAACCGGCCATGCCCTGGCTGGACACCCTCCAGGATAACCAGGTGCCGGTTATTCTCTGCAGCAGCAAGACCGCCGCAGAAATGCTGGATATCCAGCAGGATCTGGGTCTGGAGGGGTTACCCTTGATAGCTGAGAATGGCGCGGTGATTCAGCCCGACGTGCGCTGGGAGACAGGTCAACGCCACATCAGGGGGATGACGCACCGCGACATTCGCCCGCTGATCGACCAGATTCGCCAGCAGCGGGGCTTTAAATTCACCACCTTTGATGACGTCGACGAACGGGTTATCAGCGAGTGGACGGGGCTGACGCGCTATCGTTCGACCCTCGCGCGCCGACACGAAGCCTCAGTCACGCTTATCTGGCGCGACAGCGATGAAAAAATGGCGCAATTTGACGAGGCGCTGGCGCAGTGCGGCCTGAAATGCCTGCAGGGAGCCCGCTTCTGGCATGTTCTGGATGCTCGCTGCGGTAAAGACGTTGCGGTTGACTGGCTGATTGAGCAGTACCGTGCGCGGGAAGGCATTGTGCCGGTCACCCTGGGGCTCGGCGATGGTCCAAATGATGCCCCGCTGCTGGACAGCGTAGACTACGCCGTGGTGATTAAGGGCATTAACCGGCAGGGCATCACGTTACGTGACGATAACCCCGCCCGGGTGTACCACACGCAACAGCCCGGACCCGCGGGCTGGCAGGAGGGGCTGGATCACTTCTTATCCTGA
- the dgcQ gene encoding cellulose biosynthesis regulator diguanylate cyclase DgcQ, giving the protein MQRETFVVRRSFLQWLHMRSNPGLIVNLCFLIVLIFSTLLTWREVVVLEDAYISSQRNHLETVATSLDRQLQYSVDKMLFFRKSMRDAIQTPLAFDVLYEAISRFNAFRTRPSWQLAVDKKRTLPINGVSDAFVEKTTLLNRDPERISNEISAALEVGYLLRLASSVGQSEERVIYASRAGFYLATDTPEQTSDISQRYYYLVTQPWFTQQSERNNRARAVRWFISSPSPWTGGERMITASVPIYFDHYWYGVVAMDFSLKTMKHLLEEATQERTEGEYQLYDTRLNMIATSEEAGSLVNRFDERETAQIAHAIENDTGGGIRLGSRFISWERLDHFDGVILRVHTLHEGVKGDFGSISIVLALLWALFTAMLLISWLVIRRMVSNMYTLQHSLQWQAWHDPLTRLNNRGALFERAKMLSEKCRQQSLPFSVIQIDLDHFKSINDRFGHQAGDKVLSHAAGLIGSALRKNDVAGRVGGEEFCVVLPGSGLEEARGIAERIRSRINSKEILVKKSTTVRISASLGVSSAQEKDNYDFEQLQSVADARLYQAKQCGRNRVFWHDQDKK; this is encoded by the coding sequence GTGCAGCGCGAGACCTTTGTTGTAAGACGATCTTTTCTGCAATGGCTGCATATGCGTAGCAATCCGGGGTTGATTGTTAATCTCTGTTTTCTCATCGTACTGATATTTTCCACGCTCCTGACCTGGCGAGAGGTGGTGGTACTGGAAGATGCGTATATCTCCAGCCAGCGTAATCATCTGGAAACGGTAGCCACTTCGCTGGACCGGCAGTTACAGTACAGCGTGGATAAAATGCTGTTTTTCCGCAAAAGCATGCGTGATGCCATCCAGACGCCGCTGGCCTTTGATGTCCTGTATGAAGCGATTTCACGCTTTAACGCCTTTCGCACGCGCCCCAGCTGGCAGCTCGCCGTTGATAAAAAACGCACTCTCCCTATTAACGGCGTGTCGGATGCGTTCGTCGAAAAAACCACGCTGTTGAATCGTGACCCTGAGCGTATCAGCAATGAAATTTCTGCCGCCCTCGAAGTGGGGTATTTACTCCGACTGGCGTCCTCGGTGGGGCAAAGTGAAGAGCGGGTTATCTATGCGTCACGCGCCGGGTTTTACCTCGCGACGGACACGCCTGAACAGACGAGTGATATTAGCCAGCGCTATTACTATCTGGTTACCCAGCCGTGGTTTACCCAGCAGTCTGAACGTAACAATCGCGCTCGCGCGGTGCGCTGGTTTATCTCCAGCCCGTCACCCTGGACCGGTGGTGAACGGATGATCACGGCCAGCGTGCCGATCTATTTTGACCATTACTGGTATGGCGTTGTGGCGATGGATTTCTCATTGAAGACCATGAAACATCTGCTGGAAGAGGCAACGCAAGAGCGTACAGAGGGGGAATATCAGCTGTACGACACCCGGCTGAATATGATTGCCACGTCAGAAGAGGCCGGGAGCCTGGTGAACCGGTTTGACGAACGCGAAACGGCGCAGATAGCACACGCAATCGAGAACGATACCGGCGGGGGGATCCGCCTCGGAAGCCGCTTTATCAGCTGGGAGCGGCTCGATCACTTCGATGGTGTGATTTTACGCGTTCATACCCTGCATGAAGGCGTGAAGGGGGACTTCGGCAGTATCAGTATCGTGCTGGCGCTGCTCTGGGCACTCTTCACCGCCATGCTTCTTATCTCGTGGCTGGTTATCCGTCGGATGGTCAGCAATATGTACACGCTTCAGCACTCTTTGCAGTGGCAGGCCTGGCACGATCCGCTCACCCGCCTGAATAACCGTGGTGCCCTGTTTGAGCGTGCCAAAATGCTGTCGGAAAAATGTCGGCAGCAGTCGCTGCCGTTCTCTGTGATTCAAATCGATCTCGACCATTTTAAAAGCATTAACGATCGCTTTGGCCATCAGGCCGGGGACAAAGTGCTTTCCCATGCCGCGGGCCTGATTGGCAGCGCACTGCGCAAGAATGATGTTGCCGGACGCGTGGGTGGGGAAGAGTTCTGCGTGGTACTGCCCGGCAGCGGGCTTGAAGAGGCGAGGGGGATTGCGGAACGCATTCGCTCACGCATCAACAGTAAAGAGATCCTGGTGAAAAAGAGTACCACCGTGCGTATCAGTGCCTCACTGGGGGTAAGTAGCGCCCAGGAAAAGGACAATTACGATTTCGAACAGCTGCAGTCAGTGGCGGATGCCCGGTTGTATCAGGCCAAGCAGTGCGGGCGCAACCGGGTGTTCTGGCACGATCAGGATAAGAAGTGA
- a CDS encoding YodC family protein, with product MVFLVSDEVKPKKGGPRMIVTGYSSGMVECRWHDGYSIKREAFREDELQPGDGQRKRDKA from the coding sequence ATGGTCTTTTTGGTCAGTGATGAAGTTAAGCCTAAGAAGGGCGGCCCACGTATGATTGTCACCGGGTATTCCAGCGGTATGGTGGAATGCCGGTGGCACGACGGTTATAGCATCAAGCGGGAAGCGTTCCGTGAAGATGAGCTTCAGCCGGGAGACGGGCAGCGCAAGCGAGACAAGGCTTAA
- a CDS encoding DUF808 domain-containing protein, protein MAGSSLLTLLDDIATLLDDISVMGKLAAKKTAGVLGDDLSLNAQQVSGVRANRELPVVWGVAKGSFLNKVILVPLALLISAFIPWAITPLLMIGGAFLCFEGAEKILHSFAARKNSDTPEMRQQRLEALAAQDPKTFERDKVKGAIRTDFILSAEIVAITLGIVSEAPLLNQVLILSGIAILVTVGVYGLVGLIVKLDDIGYWLEEKSSAIAKGIGKSLLVTAPWLMKSLSVVGTLAMFLVGGGIVVHGIAPLHHAIEHFASAQGSIVAAILPTLLNLVLGFIIGIIVVGAVKLVEKIRGTSH, encoded by the coding sequence TTGGCAGGAAGTAGCTTATTAACATTACTGGATGATATTGCCACCTTACTGGATGACATTTCGGTGATGGGGAAACTGGCGGCGAAGAAAACCGCCGGGGTTCTGGGAGACGATTTATCGCTCAACGCCCAGCAGGTGAGCGGCGTTCGGGCCAACCGTGAATTACCGGTGGTATGGGGCGTAGCGAAGGGTTCATTCCTGAATAAGGTGATCCTGGTGCCGCTTGCGCTGCTGATCAGCGCGTTTATCCCTTGGGCGATCACGCCGTTGCTGATGATTGGCGGCGCATTTTTATGCTTCGAAGGCGCTGAGAAAATCCTGCACTCGTTCGCCGCACGTAAGAACAGCGACACGCCGGAAATGCGCCAGCAGCGTCTTGAGGCGCTGGCCGCGCAGGATCCTAAAACCTTCGAGCGTGATAAGGTGAAAGGTGCCATTCGTACCGACTTTATTCTGTCGGCGGAGATCGTGGCCATTACGTTAGGTATTGTCTCTGAAGCACCGCTTCTGAACCAGGTCCTGATCCTCTCCGGGATCGCCATTCTGGTCACGGTGGGGGTGTACGGGCTGGTGGGGCTTATCGTTAAGCTGGATGATATCGGCTACTGGCTGGAAGAAAAATCGAGCGCTATCGCCAAAGGTATCGGTAAAAGCCTGCTGGTGACCGCGCCCTGGCTGATGAAGAGCCTGTCAGTGGTTGGTACGCTGGCGATGTTCCTTGTCGGAGGCGGTATTGTGGTTCACGGTATCGCGCCGCTGCATCATGCTATTGAACATTTCGCCTCGGCGCAGGGCAGCATAGTGGCGGCAATTCTGCCCACGCTGCTTAATCTTGTGCTGGGCTTTATCATTGGCATTATCGTGGTTGGGGCCGTAAAACTGGTCGAAAAAATCCGCGGAACGTCGCACTAA
- the yedA gene encoding drug/metabolite exporter YedA produces MRFRQLLPLIGALFSLYIIWGSTYFVIRIGVESWPPLMMAGVRFLSAGVLLMAFLLLRGHKLPPLRPMLNAALIGLLLLAIGNGFVTVAEHQNVPSGIAAVVVATVPLFTLCFSRLFGLRTRKLEWVGIGIGLAGIILLNSGGNLSGNPWGAVIILIGSMSWAFGSVYGSRIELPTGMMAGAIEMLAAGIVLLIASTLTGEKLTAMPDLSGFLAVGYLALFGSVIAINAYMFLIRNVSPAIATSYAYVNPVVAVLLGTSFAGETLSPVEWLALGVIVFAVVLVTLGKYLLPAKPVVTPCEVEKP; encoded by the coding sequence ATGCGTTTCCGGCAACTGCTACCGCTCATTGGGGCACTTTTTTCGCTGTATATCATCTGGGGTTCCACCTACTTTGTCATTCGTATCGGCGTGGAGAGCTGGCCGCCGCTCATGATGGCGGGCGTACGCTTTCTCTCGGCGGGCGTGTTACTGATGGCCTTCCTGCTGTTACGGGGCCATAAGCTGCCTCCGCTTCGCCCGATGCTCAATGCCGCTCTGATTGGCCTGCTGCTACTGGCCATAGGGAATGGGTTTGTGACGGTCGCCGAGCACCAGAACGTGCCGTCCGGAATTGCCGCCGTCGTGGTCGCGACCGTCCCGCTGTTTACCCTGTGCTTTAGCCGTCTTTTCGGCCTCCGCACCCGCAAGCTCGAATGGGTAGGGATTGGGATCGGGCTTGCCGGGATCATCCTGCTCAACAGCGGCGGTAACCTGAGCGGAAATCCATGGGGCGCAGTGATTATCCTGATCGGCTCCATGAGCTGGGCATTTGGGTCGGTATACGGTTCACGAATTGAGCTACCGACCGGCATGATGGCGGGCGCGATTGAGATGCTCGCGGCGGGAATTGTGCTGCTGATTGCCTCAACGCTGACGGGCGAAAAACTGACAGCCATGCCGGACCTTTCGGGCTTCCTGGCCGTGGGTTACCTGGCTCTATTTGGCTCTGTCATCGCCATTAACGCCTATATGTTCTTGATCCGCAATGTCTCGCCGGCGATCGCGACCAGCTACGCTTACGTGAACCCGGTGGTTGCCGTACTGCTGGGCACCAGCTTTGCGGGCGAAACGTTATCTCCCGTGGAATGGCTGGCGCTGGGCGTGATTGTCTTTGCCGTTGTGCTGGTAACGCTGGGGAAATATCTGCTTCCTGCGAAGCCGGTTGTTACGCCGTGTGAGGTGGAGAAGCCGTAA
- a CDS encoding very short patch repair endonuclease: MTDVHDKATRSKNMRAIGTRDTAIEKRLAGLLTEAGFDFRVQDAALAGRPDFVIDAYQCIIFTHGCFWHHHDCYLFKVPATRTDFWLEKIGKNVARDNRDLSTLLAQGWRVLIVWECALRGRLRRNDADLTERLEEWICGGGQAAQIDTQGIHPLTASPPHTA; this comes from the coding sequence ATGACGGATGTTCACGATAAGGCGACGCGCAGTAAAAACATGCGTGCCATCGGCACGCGTGATACCGCCATTGAAAAGCGGCTAGCCGGGCTGCTGACCGAGGCGGGGTTTGATTTCCGCGTGCAGGATGCCGCGCTTGCGGGCCGTCCGGATTTCGTTATCGATGCGTATCAATGCATCATCTTTACCCACGGCTGTTTCTGGCATCACCACGACTGCTACCTGTTTAAGGTTCCCGCGACGCGTACGGATTTCTGGCTGGAGAAGATTGGCAAGAACGTCGCGCGGGACAACCGTGACCTTAGCACGCTTCTCGCGCAGGGCTGGCGGGTGTTGATTGTCTGGGAGTGCGCGCTGCGCGGCAGATTAAGACGTAACGATGCCGACCTGACAGAACGGCTGGAAGAGTGGATCTGCGGCGGCGGGCAGGCCGCGCAGATCGACACCCAGGGTATTCACCCGCTTACGGCTTCTCCACCTCACACGGCGTAA
- a CDS encoding DNA cytosine methyltransferase, translating to MSEPAPEQAEKSTATVQALLRQLLDIYDAKTLANQLVAHGESHWSPAILKRLLTSERAGQRLSEGEFRYLQNLLPRPSATHPNYAFRFIDLFAGIGGIRHGFEAIGGQCVFTSEWNKHAVRTYKANWYCDPHEHRFNADIRDVTLSHKSGVSDEEAAEHIRQSIPAHDVLLAGFPCQPFSLAGVSKKNALGRAHGFACDTQGTLFFDVVRIIDARRPAIFVLENVKNLKSHDGGKTFRIIMQTLDELGYDVADAQHMGADDPKIIDGKHFLPQHRERIVLVGFRRDLNLKGDFTLRDIPSLYPARRPTVADLLEPVVDAKFILTPVLWKYLYRYAKKHQAKGNGFGFGMVNPNDPHCVTRTLSARYYKDGAEILIDRGWDKALGEKDFDDPDNQRHRPRRLTPRECARLMGFETPQGYTFRIPVSDTQAYRQFGNSVVVPAFAAVAKLLASRIRQAVALRESEAVNDGCSR from the coding sequence GTGAGTGAGCCCGCGCCAGAGCAGGCTGAGAAATCAACGGCAACGGTGCAGGCTTTATTGCGCCAGCTGCTGGATATCTATGATGCTAAAACGCTGGCGAATCAGCTGGTGGCGCACGGTGAGAGCCACTGGAGCCCGGCAATCCTGAAGAGACTGCTGACCAGCGAGCGGGCAGGGCAGCGTCTGAGTGAGGGCGAGTTTCGTTACCTGCAAAACCTGCTTCCGCGTCCTTCAGCTACGCACCCGAACTATGCCTTCCGTTTTATCGATCTGTTTGCCGGCATTGGCGGCATTCGACACGGGTTTGAGGCCATTGGCGGGCAGTGTGTGTTTACCAGCGAGTGGAACAAACATGCGGTCCGTACCTACAAAGCCAACTGGTACTGCGATCCCCATGAACACCGTTTCAACGCCGATATCCGTGATGTTACGCTGAGCCACAAAAGCGGCGTGAGTGATGAAGAGGCGGCTGAGCACATTCGCCAGTCAATTCCGGCCCATGATGTCCTGCTGGCGGGTTTCCCGTGCCAGCCTTTCTCGCTGGCCGGCGTGTCGAAAAAGAATGCCCTCGGACGCGCCCACGGTTTTGCCTGCGATACGCAAGGCACGCTGTTCTTTGATGTTGTCCGCATTATCGACGCCCGTCGACCGGCGATTTTCGTGCTGGAGAACGTCAAGAATCTCAAGAGCCATGACGGCGGAAAGACCTTCCGCATTATCATGCAAACGCTCGATGAGCTGGGGTATGACGTAGCGGACGCTCAGCATATGGGCGCGGATGACCCGAAAATCATCGACGGTAAACATTTCCTGCCGCAGCACCGCGAACGCATTGTGCTGGTTGGTTTTCGCCGCGATCTCAACCTGAAGGGGGATTTTACCCTGCGGGATATTCCCTCTTTATATCCTGCGCGTCGCCCAACCGTGGCCGACCTGCTGGAACCTGTCGTCGACGCGAAATTTATCCTCACCCCGGTGCTGTGGAAATACCTTTACCGCTATGCGAAAAAACACCAGGCCAAAGGCAACGGTTTTGGCTTCGGGATGGTTAATCCGAACGATCCGCACTGTGTGACGCGCACGTTGTCCGCTCGCTACTATAAAGATGGCGCAGAGATCCTGATCGACCGGGGCTGGGACAAAGCGCTGGGGGAGAAAGATTTTGACGATCCCGATAACCAGCGTCACCGTCCGCGCCGCTTAACGCCGCGTGAATGCGCTCGGCTGATGGGGTTTGAGACCCCGCAGGGGTACACCTTCCGCATTCCGGTGTCGGACACCCAGGCTTATCGGCAGTTTGGTAACTCGGTGGTCGTTCCCGCGTTTGCGGCGGTGGCAAAACTGCTGGCCTCCCGCATCAGACAGGCCGTGGCGTTACGTGAGAGTGAGGCCGTCAATGACGGATGTTCACGATAA